Proteins encoded by one window of Streptomyces sp. NBC_01571:
- a CDS encoding glycoside hydrolase family 65 protein — protein sequence MPDWTWEYEGYEPAQERLREALCTLGNGYFATRGAAPECEADPVHYPGTYVAGCYNRLISDVAGHRVENEDMVNLPNWLPLRVRTASGNWLTPETHKVLDHRQTLDLRAGTLERTLRYEYVEDGVGRYLAVRQVRLVHMADPHLALLRMELTAQGWSGEIEVETALDGRVANTGVERYRSLASRHLTDLRTGTAAPDTIWLDCRTNTSDIRIGLAARTTTDAPVRTLDAHEDARAAQLLPLSLTDGRTVTVDKTVALHTSHDPAIKDPAHAALDRVGRAPDFEALLDSHRTAWQQLWRNAELDVPNSAGPVLRLHLFHLLQTLSPHTAELDVGVPARGLHGEAYRGHVFWDELFVLPYLNLHFPEVSRALLTYRHRRLEQASRAAADAGHTGAMYPWQSGSDGREETQQLHLNPRSGRWLPDHSRLQHHVGSAIAYNVWQYCEASGDTEFLHTKGVEMLVQIARFWSGLAVYDGTLGRYRIRGVVGPDEYHDAYPGAERAGLDDNAYTNVTAAWVIARTLDVLYDLPELPRRDLCERTGLDAAELDRWHEVSRKLYVPFHAGVVSQFEGYGALRELDWDGYRTRYGDIRRLDRILEAEGDSVNRYQASKQADVLMLGYLFSPAELGGLFRRLGHEVDDTVWRRTVDHYLRRTSHGSTLSSVVHGWVLARARRAEAWAFVHEALAGDIADLQGGTTGEGIHLGAMAGTLDLVQRCLTGLETRGGVLRLDPVPLPELSQYGFAICYRGHRGVQIRLTAGELRMYVPASDQDPIDIALADRTVSVAPGESRTLTLPDR from the coding sequence ATGCCCGACTGGACCTGGGAGTACGAAGGCTACGAGCCCGCGCAGGAGCGGCTGCGCGAGGCGCTGTGCACCCTCGGCAACGGCTACTTCGCCACCCGGGGCGCGGCTCCCGAATGCGAGGCGGACCCCGTCCACTACCCGGGGACGTACGTGGCAGGCTGTTACAACCGCCTGATCTCGGATGTGGCCGGCCACCGGGTCGAGAACGAGGACATGGTCAATCTCCCCAACTGGCTGCCACTTCGAGTGCGCACCGCCTCAGGGAACTGGCTCACGCCCGAGACCCACAAGGTTCTCGACCACCGTCAGACCCTGGACCTGCGCGCGGGCACGCTGGAACGCACCCTGCGCTACGAGTACGTCGAGGACGGTGTGGGCCGGTACCTCGCCGTACGGCAGGTACGGCTGGTCCATATGGCCGACCCGCATCTGGCCCTGCTGCGCATGGAGTTGACGGCTCAGGGTTGGTCCGGGGAGATCGAGGTCGAGACGGCGCTCGACGGGAGAGTCGCCAACACCGGAGTGGAGAGGTACCGCTCCCTCGCCTCCCGACACCTCACGGACCTCCGGACCGGCACCGCGGCGCCGGACACGATCTGGCTGGACTGCCGGACCAACACCTCCGACATCAGGATCGGCCTGGCGGCGCGCACGACCACCGACGCACCCGTCCGGACCTTGGACGCACACGAAGACGCGCGGGCGGCCCAGCTGCTGCCGCTCTCCCTGACCGACGGCCGGACGGTCACCGTGGACAAGACGGTCGCCCTGCACACCTCCCACGACCCGGCCATCAAGGACCCCGCGCACGCCGCTCTCGACCGGGTCGGCCGCGCTCCGGACTTCGAGGCACTGTTGGACTCCCATCGCACGGCCTGGCAACAGCTCTGGCGCAACGCCGAGTTGGACGTGCCGAACAGTGCGGGCCCGGTGCTGCGGCTCCACCTCTTCCACCTGCTCCAGACGCTCTCCCCGCACACCGCGGAGCTGGACGTCGGCGTGCCGGCGCGCGGTCTGCACGGCGAGGCCTACCGCGGACACGTCTTCTGGGACGAGCTGTTCGTCCTGCCGTACCTCAACCTGCACTTCCCCGAGGTCTCCCGCGCCCTGCTCACCTACCGCCATCGCCGCCTCGAGCAGGCCAGCCGGGCCGCGGCCGACGCCGGTCACACCGGTGCGATGTACCCGTGGCAGAGCGGCAGCGACGGCCGGGAGGAGACCCAGCAACTGCACCTCAACCCGCGCTCCGGCCGCTGGCTTCCCGACCACTCACGGCTGCAGCACCACGTCGGTTCGGCGATCGCGTACAACGTGTGGCAGTACTGCGAGGCGAGCGGAGACACCGAGTTCCTGCACACCAAGGGCGTCGAGATGCTCGTGCAGATCGCCCGCTTCTGGAGCGGCCTCGCGGTGTACGACGGGACGCTCGGCAGGTACCGGATCCGTGGCGTCGTCGGCCCCGACGAGTACCACGACGCCTACCCAGGCGCGGAGCGGGCTGGACTCGACGACAACGCGTACACCAACGTCACCGCCGCCTGGGTGATCGCCCGCACCCTCGACGTTCTCTACGACCTGCCCGAACTGCCGCGCCGGGACCTGTGCGAGCGCACCGGCCTCGACGCGGCGGAACTCGACCGCTGGCATGAGGTCTCCCGGAAGCTGTACGTGCCCTTCCACGCCGGGGTGGTCAGCCAGTTCGAGGGCTACGGCGCACTGCGGGAGCTGGACTGGGACGGCTACCGGACACGGTACGGCGACATCCGGCGGCTCGACCGGATCCTGGAGGCCGAGGGTGACAGCGTCAACCGCTACCAGGCGTCCAAGCAGGCGGACGTCCTGATGCTGGGCTACCTCTTCTCGCCCGCCGAACTCGGCGGGCTGTTCCGCAGGCTGGGGCATGAGGTGGACGACACTGTCTGGCGGCGCACCGTCGACCACTACCTGCGCCGCACGAGTCACGGCTCGACGTTGAGCAGCGTGGTGCACGGGTGGGTGCTGGCCAGGGCGCGGCGCGCGGAGGCGTGGGCGTTCGTACACGAGGCCCTGGCCGGGGACATCGCCGATCTGCAGGGCGGCACCACGGGGGAGGGCATCCACCTCGGTGCCATGGCCGGCACCCTTGATCTCGTCCAGCGTTGCCTGACCGGTCTGGAGACCCGGGGCGGCGTGCTGCGGCTCGATCCGGTGCCGCTGCCGGAGTTGTCCCAGTACGGCTTCGCGATCTGCTACCGCGGTCATCGTGGGGTTCAAATACGTCTGACAGCAGGGGAGTTGAGGATGTACGTGCCCGCCTCCGACCAAGATCCGATCGACATCGCCCTGGCGGACCGCACCGTGTCCGTAGCGCCCGGGGAATCCCGCACCCTCACCCTGCCGGACCGGTGA